The region CTGGCTGCCTGATGGAGCGGTCCCCAAGGCGGCGATTGTGATCACGCATGGGGGCGCCGAGCACTCAGGGCGGTACCAGAGCGTGGTCGAGCACCTCTTGCCGCGTGGTTTCGCCATTTGGGGACTTGATAACAGGGGCCACGGTAGGTCTGAAGGCAGACGCGGACACGTGGACCGCTACGACCAACTCGTGGATGACCTGGCTTCATTCTGCGAGTTCGTCCGCGAGAGGACGCCAGCAACGGCGCGGCTGTTCCTGCTGGGTCACAGCATAGGAGGGCTCACGGCTCTTTCGTACGCCGTAAAACACGGAACGCAGGACTCGTGTCCTGTGGAAGGCCTGATAGTGTCGGGACCGTGTCTGGCCCTGTCGATGAAGGTGCCGTGGCTCAAAGAGACGCTCGGCCGTGCCGTTGAGCGCGTGTTTCCGACGGTGACGGTGGACGCGGGGATCCCCGCTCAAGCCATATCTCGAGATCCCGAGGTGGTGGCCGCCTATGTCGGCGACCCCTTGCGGAACCCCCGCATCACGCTACGTTTCTACATCGAGCTGACGAGGCAGATGACCAAAATCATGGCTGCTGCGCCGTTCGTGCAGTTGCCGTGCCTCATCCTTCAGGGAGGCAGGGACGGAATAGTGTCTCCGTATGCGGCGAGGCGCTTCTACTCGGCCATGACGTGCCGCGACAGGGAGATCCGCGTGTACCCCGAGAGCTTTCACGAGGTCCTGAATGACGTAAACAAGGCAGAGGTGCTGGCAGACGTGACTGACTGGCTCGCGCGGCACTCGGCATCAAGGTGGTAGTTCGTGGCTGTCGTTGGAATGGCCCTGGCAGTCCTCCTCTTCATGTTGGGGCTTGCTGGGACCGTGTTGCCCGTCCTCCCAGGC is a window of Bacillota bacterium DNA encoding:
- a CDS encoding lysophospholipase, with the translated sequence MEASETGFVNGTGGVKLFYQCWLPDGAVPKAAIVITHGGAEHSGRYQSVVEHLLPRGFAIWGLDNRGHGRSEGRRGHVDRYDQLVDDLASFCEFVRERTPATARLFLLGHSIGGLTALSYAVKHGTQDSCPVEGLIVSGPCLALSMKVPWLKETLGRAVERVFPTVTVDAGIPAQAISRDPEVVAAYVGDPLRNPRITLRFYIELTRQMTKIMAAAPFVQLPCLILQGGRDGIVSPYAARRFYSAMTCRDREIRVYPESFHEVLNDVNKAEVLADVTDWLARHSASRW